Within Spirochaetota bacterium, the genomic segment CCTACATGATAAGTTCAAAAACAGCAAAAGTATTCCTAGACTTACTTCTTGAAACACCATACTTGAGGTTACTCCCTCCTGACAGAATAGTTGATCATCTAGGTAGATTGTTGCTCAAAAAAGGTTATTCTACTATATGTGTGCATATAAATCCTCCAGCACTAATTCACGGAAGTATGACAAAAGCAGAGTTATATACAAGAGAGTATGTATAGCCAAAATTCCTAAAAACATTAAACTACACTAATTATGTCCAGATGAACCTCATTTATTTCTTCTAGATAGAACATTCCTTATTTCTTGCTCTAGTAAATCCACAATATTATCCCACAAGAAGTTCTTCAACACATGTTGCCTTATTTCTTCTCCTTTTTCCCTGACATAATCTGGATTGTCTATAGCAAACTGGAGTTTCCTAGCTAGTCCGTCTACATCGTTTATGCCAACTATATCACCAAATTCACCATTGTTTGTTATATCCTTAGCACCAGTTACATCCGTAATAATCAGATAGTTAGCAAAATAACCTGCTTCTATTGTTGATAGATTTAAACCTTCAAACAAAGATGTTAGAACGTATATCCTTGATATATTGTAAAGATTGTAAATTGATTTTCTATCGCTAATGTGTCCCTTAAAGACAATTTTTTCTTTGAGATGTGAATTTCTGAGAAAAAATTCTTCAAGAAACTTTTCAAATTCAGGATTAACAATTTGTCCAACAATCATAACAGTCCAATTCTTCAAATCTACCTTTTCCAAAGCATTGAACAGCATTTCATTGTTCTTCTGTCTTGAGCCTATTCTACCAACAGTGAGTATTATGTTTTCTTTCTGATCAAAGCTCTTAACTTGTATGTTTTCCAGTTTTACAAATTCATCGTCAATACCGTAAGGTAGGTAAAAGAATTTATCTCTATGCTTTTTGTATATATTTCTAAGAAT encodes:
- a CDS encoding glycosyltransferase family 4 protein, producing MVTNHISSYHRIDDKRFTDYRNAVKGLRVIKLKDRGKKFRIDISLLKFLVRNAKNIDILHRFLYTIETMFYVILYKILNPKGIAYVTLDNDLSTLKDYPYSLLPKYPERKLRKILRNFFVHKILEPIFLRLVDLLSIQVVDGLEILRNIYKKHRDKFFYLPYGIDDEFVKLENIQVKSFDQKENIILTVGRIGSRQKNNEMLFNALEKVDLKNWTVMIVGQIVNPEFEKFLEEFFLRNSHLKEKIVFKGHISDRKSIYNLYNISRIYVLTSLFEGLNLSTIEAGYFANYLIITDVTGAKDITNNGEFGDIVGINDVDGLARKLQFAIDNPDYVREKGEEIRQHVLKNFLWDNIVDLLEQEIRNVLSRRNK